A genomic segment from Methanomicrobia archaeon encodes:
- a CDS encoding AAA family ATPase: MVVTEEDKERSVVLRVAEAYHRDAGRWIARIDTETMRSLGLIPGDVIEIEGKSIATAIVHPAYSPDSGKSIIRIDGSIRSNAGVAIDDRVRIRQTLAKEAKRITLAPTQPIRIAGGERYLLSRLKGVPITKGQIIRVELLGNPVSFVVTNTVPVGTVIPNIDTEIVLREARTEALAVPRVTYEDIGGLKREISMIREMIELPLRHPELFERLGIEPPKGVLLHGPPGTGKTMIAKAVANETDANFHSISGPEIMSKFYGESERHLREIFEEADKNAPSIIFIDELDSIAPKRGETTGEVERRVVAQLLSLMDGLESRGQVVVIGATNRPNALDEALRRGGRFDREIEIGIPDRNGREEILQVHTRGMPLADDVNLKVVANITHGFVGADLATLCKEAAMHALRRILPEIDIEKDIPPEVMERLTVQNDDFTAALKNTEPSALREVFIEVPNVKWVDIGGLDRVKQELKEVVEWPLKYSEAFKQLNTQPPKGIILFGPPGTGKTMLAKAVANESEANFISIKGPELLSKWVGESERAVREVFRKAKQASPCIIFLDEIDSIAPVRGVGFDSHVTERVVSQILTEMDGLEELKDVIVIAATNRPDMVDPALLRPGRLDRLIYIQVPDNETRKKIFEVHLRGKPIGKDVSSDELAAMTDTYVGADIAAIVREAVMAALRAFLASGVSEEQLGDRLKNIVIHKQHFEIAIRTVKPTSGPGAQQEFEARAEDLVRHAYA, from the coding sequence ATGGTGGTAACAGAAGAGGATAAGGAGAGATCGGTGGTACTGCGGGTGGCAGAGGCGTATCATCGTGATGCCGGTCGGTGGATCGCACGAATCGATACGGAGACGATGCGATCGCTCGGGCTCATTCCCGGAGACGTGATCGAGATCGAGGGGAAGAGCATAGCGACCGCGATTGTGCACCCTGCCTACTCGCCGGACAGTGGCAAGTCCATTATTCGCATCGACGGGAGCATCCGGAGCAATGCAGGCGTTGCCATTGATGACCGGGTGCGGATACGGCAGACGCTGGCGAAAGAAGCGAAACGAATTACTCTCGCACCGACGCAGCCGATCCGGATCGCGGGCGGCGAGCGGTATTTATTGAGCCGGTTAAAGGGCGTGCCCATCACAAAAGGTCAGATCATTCGGGTTGAATTGCTTGGCAATCCTGTTTCCTTTGTCGTCACCAATACCGTTCCCGTTGGCACGGTCATTCCGAACATCGATACTGAGATCGTCCTCCGCGAGGCACGAACAGAGGCGTTAGCGGTACCGCGTGTGACCTACGAGGACATCGGCGGTCTGAAACGCGAGATCAGCATGATCAGGGAGATGATCGAATTACCGCTCAGACATCCGGAGCTCTTCGAGCGGCTGGGGATCGAGCCGCCAAAGGGCGTGCTCCTCCATGGACCTCCGGGCACCGGTAAGACCATGATCGCAAAGGCCGTGGCCAATGAGACGGACGCGAATTTCCACTCGATCTCCGGTCCCGAGATCATGAGCAAGTTTTATGGTGAGAGTGAGCGGCACTTGCGTGAGATCTTTGAGGAAGCCGATAAGAACGCACCCTCCATCATCTTCATTGATGAGCTGGACTCTATCGCACCGAAGCGTGGTGAGACCACCGGTGAGGTCGAGCGACGCGTGGTCGCGCAATTGCTCTCGCTGATGGACGGGCTTGAATCGCGCGGGCAGGTCGTGGTCATCGGAGCAACGAACCGACCGAATGCGCTCGATGAGGCCCTGCGAAGAGGTGGACGGTTCGATCGCGAGATAGAGATCGGCATTCCAGATCGGAACGGACGCGAGGAGATCTTACAGGTGCATACTCGTGGTATGCCGCTTGCTGACGATGTGAATCTCAAAGTTGTGGCGAATATCACGCACGGATTTGTCGGTGCGGATCTAGCGACCTTATGCAAGGAAGCAGCGATGCATGCGCTCAGGCGGATTCTGCCGGAGATCGATATTGAGAAGGACATCCCGCCGGAGGTTATGGAGCGATTGACGGTGCAGAATGATGATTTCACGGCCGCCCTGAAAAATACGGAGCCCTCAGCACTGCGTGAGGTCTTTATTGAGGTGCCGAACGTAAAGTGGGTGGACATTGGCGGTCTGGATCGTGTGAAGCAGGAGTTGAAGGAGGTTGTTGAGTGGCCGCTCAAGTATTCTGAAGCCTTTAAACAGCTCAATACCCAGCCGCCGAAGGGCATTATCCTGTTTGGGCCGCCGGGCACGGGCAAGACGATGCTCGCCAAGGCAGTTGCAAACGAAAGCGAGGCGAATTTCATCTCGATCAAGGGCCCGGAGCTGCTCTCGAAGTGGGTGGGCGAATCAGAACGCGCAGTCCGCGAGGTCTTCCGTAAAGCGAAGCAAGCTTCACCTTGTATCATCTTCCTCGATGAGATCGATTCGATCGCACCCGTACGGGGCGTAGGATTTGACTCACACGTAACCGAGCGGGTGGTTTCGCAGATCCTCACCGAGATGGACGGACTGGAGGAGTTGAAAGACGTGATCGTGATCGCAGCGACCAACCGGCCGGATATGGTCGATCCCGCGCTGCTCAGGCCAGGGCGACTCGATCGTCTGATTTATATCCAGGTGCCGGATAACGAGACGAGGAAGAAGATCTTTGAGGTGCATCTGAGGGGAAAGCCGATCGGCAAGGATGTCTCGAGCGATGAGCTCGCGGCGATGACCGATACCTACGTTGGTGCGGACATCGCGGCGATCGTGAGGGAGGCGGTGATGGCGGCCTTACGTGCGTTCCTCGCCTCAGGCGTTTCGGAAGAGCAGCTTGGCGATAGGCTCAAGAACATCGTGATACACAAGCAGCATTTTGAGATCGCGATACGGACCGTAAAGCCGACTTCGGGCCCAGGAGCGCAGCAGGAGTTTGAGGCACGGGCAGAGGATTTGGTGAGACATGCTTATGCGTAA